From the genome of Primulina eburnea isolate SZY01 chromosome 12, ASM2296580v1, whole genome shotgun sequence, one region includes:
- the LOC140806665 gene encoding uncharacterized protein yields the protein MSKKRKLQEFETMNLTEECSILQKKLPEKLKDPGNFTIPCIIGSTHVNKALCDLGASINLMSFSIYRDLELGKVKVDKFIFPADFVILDMEEDQDSPLIFGRPFLATRKALIDVHKGEHTLRVGGEAMKFNIYKAIKGNDEVSTCKSIDIIDSCVSEIGIGHTVEDPLEHCFASTVSRVDEDDWELREQLLALEELPKVKEATQEKLEEEKCSE from the exons atgtcaaagaagaggaagttgcaAGAGTTCGAGACAATGAATTTGACCGAAGAGTGCAGCATTCTCCAAAAGAAGTTACCAGAAAAACTAAAAGATCCAGGGaattttactattccttgtatTATTGGTAGTACTCATGttaataaagctttatgtgatcttggagcgagtattaatcttatgtcATTTTCTATTTATAGGGACTTGGAGCTTGGGAAG GTAAAAGTTGACAAGTTTATCTTCCCTGCTGATTTTGTAATACTTGATATGGAGGAAGATCAAGATTCTCCATTGATTTTTGGGCGACCCTTCTTAGCCACTAGAAAAGCATTGATAGATGTACACAAAGGAGAACATACCTTGAGAGTTGGTGGGGAAGCTATGAAATTCAACATCTATAAGGCCATTAAAGGTAACGacgaggtaagtacttgtaaaagTATTGATATAATTGACTCTTGTGTTTCTGAGATTGGTATAGGTCATACAGTAGAAGATCCATTAGAACATTGCTTTGCTAGTACTGTCAGTAGAGTtgatgaagatgattgggaaTTGAGAGAGCAACTTTTAGCTCTTGAAGAGTTGCCAAAGGTGAAGGAAGCCACACAGGAGAAGttggaagaagaaaaatgttCAGAATAA